The DNA region CCCCGCGCCGAGGACGCCCGAGCGGAACGCCTCCAGAGCGCCTACCGGGGTGTCCGCGCTGACCGCCGAACCCGGGGTGCCCACCCAGCGCCTCCCCGGCATCTCCCGTGCCATCGCCGCTCCGGCCTCCCGCAGCCGCGCCTCGTCCCAGTCGAGCAGCCGCATCGAATCGAGGTTCCCGAAGACGACGGCCCCTGCGGGGAGCGCGTCCCCGGCCGCGGCCAAGGGGGTGCCCGAGCCGACAGAGATGCCGCCGACCCCCGCGAGCGCTGCGACGGGTACCGCGTGCAGGGCCCGTCCGCTGGCATGGACGACCACCTCGGCACCTGCGGAGGAAGCCGTCGCGGTCACCCGCCTCAGAACCGGCAGCCACAGGCGCTGCAGCCTCTCGGGGTCCAGGAGCGCGACCATGGGCTCCGCGACCCACGCGAGCACCGGGGGCGTCGCGACCCGTGCCCGGGCCAGGGCCCGCGGCAGCACGTCCATGACCGCTCTCAGGCCCGCGGCGATCGCCTGCTCCGCGGCGTGCGCGTCCTCGATCGCCAGCCGGAGCACCTCCGCAGTGCCCTCGCGCTCGGCGGCCAGCGTCAGCGGGCCCCACACCTGCACCGCCGGTGGCACGCCGCCGGCCGACAGCTCCGCGAGGCCCTCGAGCCAGCGCTCGATCACGGAGCGGGGGGCGTCGTCGCCCGGGTGGGCCAGCGTGTGCAGCGGCGGCATCCACCCGAGCACGAAGGGCGAGCCCCACGAGCGCGCGTGGTGGAGCGCGAAGGCGGGGTTCGAGAAGGTGACCGGTCCGGGACCGGGGAAGGGCCGGGCGGGCGGACCGCCGGTCACGAAGACCGCGGGCGCCCCGGGGCGGACGAGATGGGCCAGGCCCCCTCGGATCTCCTTCATGGTCCGATCGCTCCGGTGCCTGCCATCGACCTCCCGGTCCCGCGCCTCGTCCCTCCTGTGTGACCATCAGCTTACCCGAGGAGCCCGCTCACCGACGGAGGCGGCACGCGAGGTGCTTGCCCGAAGGCCGATGCCCGACCAGCCGGACACACGCCTGCTCGCCCGCCCCGAGGTGCGCCTCGCGCTCGCAGCCCTCGCGCTGGTCCTGGGAGCCGCGATGGCTCTGCTGTCGCAGCTCTCCTCGAACGTCCGGCCGTCTCCGCGCACGGCGGACGCCGTGTCGCGCGAACTCACCCCGCCGCCCCCACCCGCTCCGCGATCGGGCGGGCCGGCGGTCAGCCCCCCGACATACGTGGTCGTGATGGGCACCGACCGTGAGGACGGGAAGGCGCTCGTGAGAACGCTGCTGCTCGCCCGCCTGGACCCGGCTTCCGCGGCCGTCTCCGTGCTGTGGGTCCCGTCTGCGACGAAGGTCGCGGGCGAGCCAGGCGAGGCGAGCGTGAGCGACTCCTACGCCTCGGCCGGGACGGCCGGGGTCATCCGCGCGGTCAAGCGCCTGACCGGGTTGCCCGTCCACCACTACGTCTCGTTCCGGACCGAGGGGCTGGCCGACGCCGTGGACACCATGGGAGGCGTGCGGGTCGAGCCGGCCCTCCTCGGCGGGGACGCCGCCCGGATGGCGGACTCCGACGGGACCGCGGAGTCACCACCCGCCGACGGCGACGAGACCTTGAGGCTCGACGGCGAGGCCGTCTTGGAGTACGCGCGGGGCGGGGCCGACCCCCGCTCCGGCGCGCTCGTCGCGGCCGCCGCCCTGACCCAGGCGAGGGAGCGGCTGCTCTCCCCTCAGGGCCTGTCGCTGCTCCTGTCGGCTTCGCGCTCCGTGGAGACCGACATGGGCGGCGGGGAGATGTTGCGCCTCGGTACGGCCATGCGAGAGGCGGCGGACTCCGAGGTGCCCCAGTCCCGGTTGCCCGCGAGCGGTCAGGACGGCGGGAAGCGGCTCTCCGCCGGGGACCGGAAGCTCCTCGAGACGGTGCGCCACTTCTCCGGCACCGAGGCCACCGCTCCGGTCGGCCGGTGACCTTCATCCTCGACGGGTTGACCCTGACGTAGCGTCAGGGTCTATGGTCACCCCGTGCGGACGGAACGGAGGCGGAGGCGGTGGCACCGCGAGCGGGACAGAGGACGTACACGGTGGGCGAGCTGGCGAGGCTGGCCAAGGTGAGCGTCCGCACCCTGCACCACTACGACGCCGTAGGGCTCCTGTGCCCCTCCGGGCGCACGGAGGCCGGCTACCGGCTGTACGGAAGCGCCGACCTCCGGCGCCTGCAGCAGGCCCTCTTCTTCAAGGAGCTGGGCTTCGCTCTGGAGGAGATCCGAGGGATCATGACCGATCCGGGCTTCGACCGGCGCGAGGCGCTGCTGGTCCAGCGCGAGCTGCTCGCGGAGAAGGCCGAGCGAGCGGAGGCGATGCTCGCCGCGATCGACGGGGCACTGGCGGCCATGGAAGGAGCGACACCGATGAGCGACGAGGAGATGTTCGAGGTCTTCGGGGAGTCCGACCCCGAGCAGTACGAGGCCGAAGCCGAGGAGCGCTGGGGCGACACCGAGGCGTACAAGGAGTCGGCGCGCCGCACGAAGCACTACACGAGGGCAGACTGGGAGCGCATCAAGGACGAGGGCGAGGCGCAGATGGTCCGCATGCTCGAGCTCTTCGACGCCGGCGTGTCGCCGGAGGACCCCCGCGCGATGGACGTCGCCGACGAGGCACGGCTGCACGTCGACAGGTGGTTCTACCCGTGCTCCCGCGAGATGCACGCCTGCCTCGGCGAGATGTACGTCGAGGACGCGCGGTTCACGGCGCACTACGACGAGCACCGCGAGGGCTTGGCGCGATGGTTCCGCGACGCGATCGAGGCCAACGCGCGGCGCACCGCGTAGCAGGCGCCCACGCGAGCGGGCGGGCGTCAATGACCGTCCGCCCCTTTGGGTATCAACCGCGTTGTATGTCCGTCGAGCAATGCGGAGGGCGGCAGGCGCGCATGAGACTGTACGTGGGCAACCTAGCGTATTCGACCACCGACGAACGGCTGGCGGAGGTCTTCGGCCAGCACGGGGACGTGACCGACGCGAAGGTCATCGTGGACCGCGACACCGGACGCAGCAAGGGGTTCGGGTTCGTGGAGATGCCCGACGACAACCAGGCGAACGAGGCCATCCGAGCCCTCGACGGCGCCGAGGTCGACGGGCGCTCGCTGCGGGTCAACGAGGCCATGCCGCAGGAGCGCAGAGGCGGCCCGCGCTTCTAGTCACCGCGAGGGGACAGACCGAGCAGCCCGGCGGCGTTGCCTCCCAGGATCGCGTCGAGTTCCTCGGCGGACAGCGGAAGCGAGCGCAGCCGGCGGAGCTCCTCGGCCATCCGCGTCCACGGCCCGTCCGTCCCGAACAGCACGCGGCCCACGCCGTGGGCCCGCACGATCCGCACGAACTCCTCGTCGGGCAGATGTCCGAGGGTGAACGCGGTGTCGAAGTACACGTCGCGTCCCACAAGGTGCCGGCTGACGCCCTCCCACTCCCGGAAGCCGCCCATATGCGCGAGGACCGCTACGAGACCGGGGTGGGCGTCGAGCATGGCCGCGAAGGCCTCCGGCGCGCCCCTCACGGTATCGAAAGCGTGGTCCGCCCCCGCATGGAACAGCACGGTCATGCCGTGCTCGGCCGCGGCCCGCAGGACGGGCTCCAGGCGCGGCTCGGCCGGTCCGAACGCCTGGTACTCGGGGTGGAGCTTGAAGCCGCGCATCCCCAGAGCAGCCATCCGCTCGATCTCGGCGGGCGCGTCGGCCAGATCGGGATGCATGGCGCCGAACGGCACGATGCGCTCCGAGGCCGTCGACGCCGCCCAGTCGTTGACCCTCGCCACGCTCGCCGGGTTCGTGGCGACGGGTTGCAGGACCGCGACGTCGATGCCGGCGCGGTCCATCTCCCTCACGAGTCCTGCCACGGTGCCGTCCGCGTAGGCGGGGATGCCGCCCTCGGCGGCCAGACGGGCCATGGCCGGGCCGGCGACGGCGTCAGGGAACGCGTGGGTGTGCACGTCGACGATCACGGGCGTAGTGTACCGCGCCGCCGACGAAGCGGACGGGGCCCGGCCGCGGCGGCACGCGGGCGGGCCCCGGTTCCGCGAGAGACGAAGGACGGGCTGTCGCCTAGCCGGCCTTCTTCTGGCTCAGCGACTTCAGCGTCCCGGACATGACCTCGATCAGGTTCGAGAAGAACTGCTCGAACTTGCCGA from Coriobacteriia bacterium includes:
- a CDS encoding LCP family protein; the protein is MPDQPDTRLLARPEVRLALAALALVLGAAMALLSQLSSNVRPSPRTADAVSRELTPPPPPAPRSGGPAVSPPTYVVVMGTDREDGKALVRTLLLARLDPASAAVSVLWVPSATKVAGEPGEASVSDSYASAGTAGVIRAVKRLTGLPVHHYVSFRTEGLADAVDTMGGVRVEPALLGGDAARMADSDGTAESPPADGDETLRLDGEAVLEYARGGADPRSGALVAAAALTQARERLLSPQGLSLLLSASRSVETDMGGGEMLRLGTAMREAADSEVPQSRLPASGQDGGKRLSAGDRKLLETVRHFSGTEATAPVGR
- a CDS encoding MerR family transcriptional regulator, giving the protein MAPRAGQRTYTVGELARLAKVSVRTLHHYDAVGLLCPSGRTEAGYRLYGSADLRRLQQALFFKELGFALEEIRGIMTDPGFDRREALLVQRELLAEKAERAEAMLAAIDGALAAMEGATPMSDEEMFEVFGESDPEQYEAEAEERWGDTEAYKESARRTKHYTRADWERIKDEGEAQMVRMLELFDAGVSPEDPRAMDVADEARLHVDRWFYPCSREMHACLGEMYVEDARFTAHYDEHREGLARWFRDAIEANARRTA
- a CDS encoding RNA-binding protein: MRLYVGNLAYSTTDERLAEVFGQHGDVTDAKVIVDRDTGRSKGFGFVEMPDDNQANEAIRALDGAEVDGRSLRVNEAMPQERRGGPRF
- a CDS encoding amidohydrolase family protein, encoding MIVDVHTHAFPDAVAGPAMARLAAEGGIPAYADGTVAGLVREMDRAGIDVAVLQPVATNPASVARVNDWAASTASERIVPFGAMHPDLADAPAEIERMAALGMRGFKLHPEYQAFGPAEPRLEPVLRAAAEHGMTVLFHAGADHAFDTVRGAPEAFAAMLDAHPGLVAVLAHMGGFREWEGVSRHLVGRDVYFDTAFTLGHLPDEEFVRIVRAHGVGRVLFGTDGPWTRMAEELRRLRSLPLSAEELDAILGGNAAGLLGLSPRGD